The Melanotaenia boesemani isolate fMelBoe1 chromosome 17, fMelBoe1.pri, whole genome shotgun sequence genome segment GCTCAGTAAGGACTGAGGTTTTAatgcgccccctagtggaatcctGCTGTAACAACAAGTATAGTACACCAGCAAGCACGTGAATAAAATATGCTGTCATCAGGTTGTCTTTGAATACGTAAAGTGTTGTATATTCTCGGTCTAAaggtttttaacttttttggaACATTCCCTAGACATTGCTTAAGAAATATAGTCTTTTAACTTGCTGGGAACTCACAATAAATGCCCGTCTGATTAATAGAAACTATAAGTAATTGTATACCCTTTGTATTTCTTGAACTGCAATTACTTTTGTATATTAAAACATATATAACaaagttaaaattatttatccattttaatgtaaatcacACAAACGTTTGCTTTTAAATGAGGATTACGCAGGCGAGACGAATGAGGGGGAAAacagaacttttattttaatggtaaaGTCAACGCACTTCCGATTCTACTTCCGGGCAGCTTGACGCTTACTTTACACTCCTGAGCAACAATTCAATCTGTTGCATGTCTGCCAGCCGGTGGAGGGAAAAGAGAAGATTTCAGCAGCGAAAATCAGTAAGCACAAGGTGAATTATCGGTAGGATTTTAGCTTATAGATAAACCGGCTTTTTAGCTGACAAGCGCGTGCTGAACGTTACACTCCTGGTTCAGTTCATGGCAGAACTTTTCCTGATTtatcttggctttattccagtaAATTCAGAGTGGCATTCacgattgttactatattatgtAATTTATTGACGTATAATTTAGCTGGATTCAGTCAAATTGAACCAGAGGAGCTCTGTTTCATGCTAAATATCCCTCAGACATTACCACGTTTCTGCCAGGGGCggatataaaaaacaaaaggaaaataataaatgctCACGGAGGCAAAAAAGGAGggagatttatttattgttatttttcatgCCTCCGCTTGGTATATTGTTTATAGACATAGCTTTAGAATTTATTTAAGAAGTTCTTCTAGTGGGAGTGTTTAGTTTtaggtttgtttgttgttgttgtttttaaccgagaataagataaaaagttttttttcatttttttattattattatttatatatatatatatatatatatatatatatatatatatatatatatatttaaaattgatctctttttgtgtgttttctctgaaCAGCTCAGGAGTCTGAGGGTGGTGAATGTAGCTTAGCATAACCGCTGGAACATTTAGCAATGTCCAAAGTTTAAATACATCAGCTGTAACAGCCAAATCTAATTAATGAAAACGTAATTAAATGCTGAATTTAAATAGGAatataaaagcagaaatgttgtttttactgcAGTTATTCTTTCTTGTCAAAGCAGGAAACCTcgacatgttcaggatgggctAATTCAGTCAAGTGTGGAAATATTCAACATTTCAAGTAAATTTCCAAATCATTGTCAACATTTGCATGTGAAGTTTATGTAGATTTTAAAACACGCTTAAAATAGGTCCCTCGTGGAATTGTCCACAGGCTCTGTGTTGGCCTAATTTTAAGTTGCAGTATTATTCTGAGCAACATGTCtttcctcttcatttttttGCAAAGGATTCCAGTTGTTTTGCCCATTTTGAGCCGAACATTTTTATTAGTGAACCAGGACCAACAGAGTGAACCTACTTAGGTTTACACAAAGGCGAATATTGGAAAAAGTTAGAAGTAAAGGTTGGGAAAAGGGTATCACATGTAAATTAGACTTTTTAAAGGTCAAGATTTCAGTAAACCGTTAACCCTTTATCGTTcacactgaggaaaaaaatcaatgggaaaatgtttctttgcatttttttatgtcatttctatggaacaataataaagaataatcaACATATTTAATCAAATCTTTACAGTCATCAACATAGTTACAATAATTAAATGGCCAAAACTTGAAGCAATAATGGGATAAACCCTTAGTTTTGGTATTACATTCCCTAACCAAGTGGTGGAGATGGTTCAGGtaggtttaatttttaatagAGTTAAATATAGTCACTGACAATCTTGCTCTAGCTTAATTGTTAATCCCTTCATATCATATTCATGTACTGAGTGTTTTTGTCTTACAATGATTGCTTGATCttataattacattttacatttcatataGATGTCCAATTCTCTTGCTTGTGTGAGTTCACTCTGAGGTCAGATTGACCATCTCTCCCCAGGCCTCTGATAGAAGAAAGTACAGGTTGGTAATTTGAAGACGCACATCTTGGGGCAGATTGCCCCCCCCCTTAGATAACATGGGTTGTTTAAGGTCCCGGTCTGCACTAGGTTTTGGATTTACGATTCTTCTCTCAGGAATTGGAGGAGAGATGGTTCCAATCTGTTGTCTGTTCCTGGCCTCATCAGCTCTGTGGCTGACCTTCGCAGGAGACAGAGAACGATAAACGTTGTGTCTGCACGGTTCTCTTCGACTTCCCGCGAGTCGGTCGGCAGCGCTcatacttgcaagtaattctgtctTAAACTTTGTTCTGCCaaaataaattttgttaaaCTTTTTCTCAAACCGGACTCGTGATAATTTTTCTGCTACACAGTGCGAGACATTTAGATGTAAGAAAACATCCCAGAAACAGCTTTACTGAGTGATCTTATATAAATTCTTAGTAACCAGACTCACTCAGTGCTTGAATTGGATTGCAGACATTACAAGTAGCTGCTGACCGTTTTTGTTGACGACTTTATTCCACAACTCGTTGGGGCAACAAAAGACATTAAAGCTTCTTTTTCTACCAAACTGGTTTCAGTGCTGGTTTGAAGACACAGCCTAACGTAGAACCAGTTCTTCCTGTTTTCACCACTCTGGTTCCCACACTGCTGGAATTACACATTTATTAACATAGCGGATGTTTTGATAAGGTTAGCAGGTGTTTATAGATCCTACTTGAAAAATAATGTGtaaaaatcaactttttttatcactggttttcatttataaataccAGAAAAATGCACTACATCAAGCATTCAGTAAATGGTATGACAATGTGACACATTTGATTACTGGGGAAAAAGGAATGTGGGAGTGTTGGTCACCAAAATCCTCCAGAAGAAGATGAAAGTGCTGCCTCCAGGTGGACAGCAGGAGGACTCAAGTGTCCGCCTGTGATTTTCCTAttgaaaataattagttttgtatttgttattttaaagcaacatattCATTAATATAACTCAAAcatttcataatttaaaagtaaatctgTTCATTTCTGTGGATTTTTGACTCTTGAAGCAACATCCACCCATGGCGACCATTGTGATGGAGAGGATCGGCCGAGTGTTCATCAGCCTCCAGCAGATTCGGCAGGTTCCCCGGATGCTGACTGAGGCTGCACCCTCCATGCCTGGCACCGTTCGCGACACTGAGGTTCCTTCCTTCTTCAGAGAGCGCTACGTCTGCACAGGCTACAGACCACTGGACCAAAACTGGCGTTACTACTTCCTGTCCTTGTTCCAGCGCCACAATGAGACCATCAACATCTGGACTCACCTGCTGGCGTTTTTAGTGTTTCTGGTTAAATTTCACCAGCTCGCCAAGACTGTGGACTTCCTTAGTGACCCTCATTCGTGGCCTCTGCTGATCCTCATCATGTCCTCGCTGACCTACTCGGCCTTCAGCGCGGTAGCTCACTTACTGGGTGGAAAGTCTGAGCTGTACCACTACTGCTTCTTCTTTCTGGACTATGTCGGGGTGGCTCAGTATCAGTACGGCAGCGCTGTGGTTCACTTTTACTACGCTGTGGATCAGAGCTTGCACAGGTACGTGCACGGGATCTTCATGCCTACTGCCGCCATCCTCAGCTGTCTGTCATGCCTGGGGTGCTGCTATGGCAAATACCGCAACCACAGCTTACCGTGCTGGGTGCGGAAGGTGTGCCAGGTGGTGCCCTCAGCACTGGCCTACATCTTTGACAGCAGCCCTGTGGCTAAGAGACTTTTGACATGGTCCAGCAATGACCCTGCCATCACCTACCACTTTGGTCAGgtggttttttttctcagctgtGCCTTCTTTTTTACCGTCCCCCTGCTGGAGCGCTACCGCCCAGGACAGTGCGATTTCTTGGGACAAAGTCATCAGCTGTTCCATGTTTTACTGTCTTGCTGCACCTTGTGTCAGATCCACGCCTCCTACCTGGATTATGTGCACCGTAGGAAGCTGTACTCGCAGCTTCATAAGAGCGGCAAGGCCGCTGTCTTCGTGGGACTGTATGTGGTCACCTTAGTTGGATGTGCACTAATTGCAACCTTCATGCTGAGGAAAGTTAAACGTGTGCTGGACTTGAAATTTAAGTCCAAATAAAACCATTGCCCCTGTGCCTTTACTCCCCACATGCAGTTCCGATAGTGAGGGAACTGGTTGTTTAAACAAGTGGcaaattaaaaaagggaaacacAACATGTCAGAAGTTAGTTTTATGTATTACAATCTATGTAGTATTACACAGAATCTACATTTTCTGGTTAAATGTTGAATCGATTCTCACAATTTATCAAGGTAACATGAAAATTTGTGAAATGGAAAGTACTTTATTTTTCCCAGTGGGA includes the following:
- the paqr7a gene encoding progestin and adipoQ receptor family member VII, a isoform X2, which produces MATIVMERIGRVFISLQQIRQVPRMLTEAAPSMPGTVRDTEVPSFFRERYVCTGYRPLDQNWRYYFLSLFQRHNETINIWTHLLAFLVFLVKFHQLAKTVDFLSDPHSWPLLILIMSSLTYSAFSAVAHLLGGKSELYHYCFFFLDYVGVAQYQYGSAVVHFYYAVDQSLHRYVHGIFMPTAAILSCLSCLGCCYGKYRNHSLPCWVRKVCQVVPSALAYIFDSSPVAKRLLTWSSNDPAITYHFGQVVFFLSCAFFFTVPLLERYRPGQCDFLGQSHQLFHVLLSCCTLCQIHASYLDYVHRRKLYSQLHKSGKAAVFVGLYVVTLVGCALIATFMLRKVKRVLDLKFKSK
- the paqr7a gene encoding progestin and adipoQ receptor family member VII, a isoform X1, with the translated sequence MSASRWREKRRFQQRKSQHPPMATIVMERIGRVFISLQQIRQVPRMLTEAAPSMPGTVRDTEVPSFFRERYVCTGYRPLDQNWRYYFLSLFQRHNETINIWTHLLAFLVFLVKFHQLAKTVDFLSDPHSWPLLILIMSSLTYSAFSAVAHLLGGKSELYHYCFFFLDYVGVAQYQYGSAVVHFYYAVDQSLHRYVHGIFMPTAAILSCLSCLGCCYGKYRNHSLPCWVRKVCQVVPSALAYIFDSSPVAKRLLTWSSNDPAITYHFGQVVFFLSCAFFFTVPLLERYRPGQCDFLGQSHQLFHVLLSCCTLCQIHASYLDYVHRRKLYSQLHKSGKAAVFVGLYVVTLVGCALIATFMLRKVKRVLDLKFKSK